Proteins from a genomic interval of Chroococcidiopsis thermalis PCC 7203:
- a CDS encoding homospermidine biosynthesis protein: protein MSKLPSNKIDPAPMTADVSVVDLIDNYFTAYNSARLREICQLLSREVFREDVTVGLSLSGAMTPAGYGVSALAPLIRHGFIDWAISTGANLYHDMHYGLGFELYKGNPFVDDVKLRQEGTIRIYDIMFGYDVLLETDAFIRKILQAEPFQKCMGTAEFHYLLGKYIREVEKQIGVKHSCLLATAYECGVPIYTSSPGDSSIGMNVAALALEGSKLILDPSLDVNETAAIAYSARESEGKSAALILGGGSPKNFLLQTQPQLHEVLGLEERGHDYFIQFTDARPDTGGLSGATPSEAVSWGKIDPEELPSTVVCYTDSTIALPLVTAYVLNQCPQRPLKRLYDRREQILEQLRTDYLAAKTQPTDKIPAAVADAATEQPIATYPCGRVIPQHSS, encoded by the coding sequence ATGTCAAAACTGCCCAGCAACAAGATCGATCCCGCACCCATGACGGCGGATGTTAGCGTTGTGGATTTGATCGATAATTACTTCACGGCATATAACTCTGCAAGATTACGGGAAATCTGCCAGTTGTTGAGTCGAGAAGTGTTTCGCGAGGATGTCACTGTAGGCTTGAGCCTATCGGGAGCCATGACCCCTGCTGGATATGGAGTTTCTGCCTTAGCGCCCCTGATTCGGCATGGTTTTATCGATTGGGCGATCAGTACTGGTGCTAATCTCTATCACGATATGCACTATGGGTTAGGTTTTGAACTGTATAAAGGTAATCCGTTTGTAGACGATGTGAAGTTGCGTCAGGAAGGCACGATTCGCATTTATGACATTATGTTCGGTTATGACGTGCTGCTGGAAACGGATGCTTTCATTCGTAAGATTCTTCAAGCGGAACCTTTCCAAAAATGCATGGGAACGGCAGAATTCCACTACTTGCTGGGTAAATACATCCGTGAAGTCGAAAAGCAAATTGGAGTGAAGCATTCTTGTTTGCTGGCGACGGCTTATGAATGCGGCGTACCGATCTATACTTCTTCGCCTGGAGATAGTTCGATTGGGATGAATGTTGCGGCTTTGGCTTTGGAAGGCTCGAAATTAATTCTCGATCCGTCGCTAGATGTCAATGAGACAGCCGCGATCGCCTATTCTGCTAGAGAATCGGAAGGGAAAAGCGCAGCGTTGATTCTCGGTGGTGGTAGTCCCAAAAATTTCTTATTACAAACTCAACCCCAACTTCACGAAGTACTAGGGTTGGAAGAACGGGGACACGATTACTTTATCCAGTTTACCGATGCGCGTCCCGATACTGGCGGTTTATCTGGAGCCACCCCCAGCGAAGCTGTCAGTTGGGGAAAAATCGATCCTGAAGAACTTCCCAGTACGGTAGTTTGCTACACCGACAGCACGATCGCCCTTCCCCTCGTTACCGCATACGTTCTCAACCAGTGTCCCCAGCGTCCCCTGAAACGCCTATACGATCGCCGCGAACAGATCCTAGAACAACTCCGCACCGATTACTTAGCTGCTAAAACTCAGCCCACAGATAAGATTCCGGCTGCGGTGGCTGATGCTGCTACAGAACAACCGATCGCGACTTATCCCTGTGGAAGAGTGATTCCACAACATTCTTCGTGA
- a CDS encoding small RNA NsiR4-regulated ssr1528 family protein, which translates to MSAETSLDNTLGADAVDRAIADGIDLDGSPIPPVKLELYHQVMALEAGRQRSGVSNTMRSRIVRIGAKHISQAELNQMLLDAGFAPLKDKEVAFYYGNK; encoded by the coding sequence ATGTCTGCGGAAACGTCACTAGATAACACTTTGGGAGCAGATGCCGTCGATCGCGCAATTGCGGATGGGATCGATTTGGACGGCTCCCCAATTCCTCCTGTCAAGTTGGAACTTTACCATCAAGTCATGGCGCTAGAAGCAGGAAGACAGCGCAGTGGCGTGTCAAATACAATGCGATCGCGGATCGTGCGCATCGGTGCGAAGCACATTTCCCAAGCGGAACTCAACCAAATGCTACTCGATGCTGGTTTTGCACCACTTAAGGATAAGGAAGTCGCTTTTTATTACGGGAATAAATAG
- a CDS encoding Gfo/Idh/MocA family protein, whose amino-acid sequence MTASNEQRKIRYAVVGLGWISQVAVLPAFANAENSELVALISDDPTKREELGKKYQVQKTYSYAEYDRCLESGEVDAVYIGLPNHLHREYTVRAAKAGVHVLCEKPMAVTEQDCEAMIAACQDRNVKLMIAYRLHFEPANMQAVEIVKSGQIGEPRFFSSVFTQQVEAANVRVKKALGGGVLDDMGIYCINAARYLFQDEPVEVFAISASKPESRFQEVAEMHSVILRFPEDRLATFTCSFGAAPVANYQIVGTKGDLRLDPGYDFQGALTHYLTINGKTQERTFPPTDQFAAELIYFADCILQNKDPEPSGIEGLNDIRIIRALDRAIETGNPVKLGKLEKQQHPSAAQIIERPQIHQPELIHAADPSGNS is encoded by the coding sequence ATGACAGCCTCAAACGAACAGCGCAAAATTCGCTATGCCGTAGTTGGATTGGGGTGGATTTCCCAAGTTGCAGTACTACCAGCCTTTGCTAATGCTGAAAATTCTGAATTAGTGGCTCTGATTTCAGACGATCCTACTAAGCGGGAGGAATTGGGCAAAAAATACCAGGTGCAAAAAACTTATTCTTATGCAGAGTACGATCGCTGCCTTGAGAGTGGTGAGGTTGATGCTGTCTATATTGGCTTACCCAACCACCTGCACCGAGAATACACCGTGCGAGCGGCAAAAGCTGGGGTACACGTACTCTGCGAAAAACCAATGGCAGTTACGGAGCAAGACTGCGAGGCAATGATTGCAGCTTGCCAAGATCGTAACGTCAAACTGATGATTGCCTATCGCTTGCATTTCGAGCCTGCAAATATGCAAGCAGTAGAAATTGTGAAATCAGGACAAATTGGCGAACCGCGATTTTTTAGTTCGGTTTTTACCCAGCAGGTAGAAGCGGCGAACGTCCGCGTCAAGAAAGCTTTGGGTGGCGGCGTTCTAGACGATATGGGTATTTACTGCATCAATGCCGCTCGTTATCTATTTCAAGATGAGCCAGTTGAAGTATTCGCTATCAGTGCTAGCAAGCCAGAATCGCGCTTTCAGGAAGTAGCAGAAATGCACAGCGTTATTTTGCGGTTTCCCGAAGATCGGTTAGCGACGTTTACTTGTAGCTTCGGTGCTGCTCCCGTGGCGAACTATCAGATTGTTGGCACAAAAGGAGATTTGAGGCTAGATCCTGGTTATGACTTTCAAGGAGCGCTGACGCACTACTTGACAATCAATGGCAAAACTCAGGAACGGACTTTTCCACCCACCGATCAGTTTGCCGCAGAATTAATTTATTTTGCTGACTGCATACTACAAAACAAAGATCCTGAGCCATCAGGGATTGAGGGTTTAAACGATATTCGCATTATCCGCGCCCTCGATCGCGCTATTGAAACTGGTAACCCTGTCAAGTTAGGCAAGCTAGAAAAGCAACAACACCCCTCAGCCGCTCAAATTATCGAGCGTCCACAGATTCATCAGCCAGAACTAATTCACGCTGCCGATCCTTCAGGAAACTCTTAA
- a CDS encoding calcium-binding protein, with translation MSELEIDASREERIEMEVVVDAYDEEERRLGWYYYLDNKIKFPFNAIWISEERPIDSEDEVEIEGEEVEVIGMASEEECQDDMYVEIVYQEEGTEDTFAVPLYDVVPMEVDDDTLEAIEDWYYWVERGYEW, from the coding sequence ATGTCCGAGTTGGAAATCGACGCAAGCAGAGAAGAAAGAATCGAAATGGAAGTCGTCGTTGATGCTTATGACGAAGAAGAACGGCGACTAGGTTGGTATTACTATCTCGATAACAAGATTAAATTTCCTTTCAACGCCATCTGGATTTCAGAAGAGCGTCCGATTGACTCGGAAGATGAAGTAGAAATCGAAGGTGAAGAAGTCGAAGTTATCGGAATGGCATCGGAAGAAGAATGCCAAGACGATATGTATGTAGAAATCGTTTATCAAGAAGAGGGTACGGAAGATACTTTTGCCGTACCTTTATATGATGTCGTACCGATGGAAGTTGATGACGACACGTTAGAAGCGATCGAAGATTGGTATTATTGGGTCGAGCGCGGCTATGAGTGGTAA
- a CDS encoding DUF427 domain-containing protein: MAHPQRIQPAPGQESVWDYPRPPRLEDVNKQIQIIFNGVEIANTRHAKRVLETSHPPVYYIPPSDIKMEYLVRTPNASFCEWKGRAGYYTIVVGDKQAENAAWFYPDPTPSFATVKDYVAFYAHVMDACYVDGEKVQPQPGNFYGGWITSDIVGPFKGVLGSWGW, translated from the coding sequence ATGGCGCATCCTCAACGCATTCAACCTGCTCCCGGTCAAGAATCAGTCTGGGATTACCCCAGACCTCCTCGCCTGGAGGATGTTAACAAGCAGATTCAAATTATTTTCAATGGTGTAGAAATTGCCAATACTCGCCATGCCAAGCGTGTACTCGAAACCAGCCATCCCCCGGTTTACTATATCCCTCCTAGCGATATTAAAATGGAGTACCTCGTCAGAACACCCAATGCGAGTTTTTGCGAATGGAAAGGTCGAGCAGGATATTACACTATTGTTGTCGGCGACAAACAGGCTGAGAATGCAGCCTGGTTTTATCCTGACCCAACGCCAAGCTTTGCCACAGTTAAGGATTATGTAGCTTTTTATGCCCATGTCATGGATGCTTGCTATGTCGATGGGGAAAAAGTACAGCCTCAGCCAGGGAACTTTTATGGTGGCTGGATTACGAGCGATATTGTTGGACCATTTAAAGGTGTTCTTGGTAGTTGGGGTTGGTAG
- a CDS encoding AraC family transcriptional regulator translates to MQLANRVAIPLRTLTLPEQTPEQQSIIVFHSTGSSNSQLSRPHSHTFFELFFVEEGEGWYSIGDRPIWAKPGDLFLLAPGEVHDPSGLDDATKWVVGFSAEALNPTRAEADMLLMLPDRLLNSFVQTENARTKHYYVPTEIRSRWLILLEQLKSELCDRGFGSTEATRALLILLLIETARLAASELPESKKSSPQARPIVKQVLCFIDANYRNSIGLQEVAKEVNLSPAYLTDMIRRETGKTVLSWIVERRMTEARRLLLETDLAVIQIAEAVGYCDAGYFSRLFRRLNGTTPQAWRVMYRG, encoded by the coding sequence ATGCAGTTAGCTAATCGCGTTGCAATTCCACTGCGGACTCTGACTTTACCTGAACAAACCCCCGAGCAACAAAGCATAATAGTATTTCACTCTACAGGCTCTTCAAATTCACAATTATCACGCCCTCACTCTCATACATTTTTTGAACTTTTTTTTGTTGAAGAGGGTGAAGGTTGGTATTCAATAGGCGATCGCCCTATTTGGGCTAAACCTGGAGATCTATTTTTACTCGCTCCTGGTGAGGTTCACGATCCGAGTGGACTCGATGATGCAACTAAGTGGGTTGTTGGTTTTAGTGCCGAAGCTCTTAACCCTACCCGTGCTGAAGCCGATATGCTCTTAATGTTACCCGATCGCCTGCTAAACTCATTTGTTCAAACTGAAAATGCCCGAACCAAACACTATTACGTTCCAACTGAGATTCGATCGCGTTGGTTAATTCTGTTGGAACAGCTCAAAAGCGAACTCTGCGATCGGGGATTTGGTTCTACTGAAGCAACCCGCGCTCTGTTAATTCTATTACTGATAGAAACTGCTAGACTCGCTGCATCTGAACTACCTGAATCAAAAAAATCTTCGCCGCAAGCTCGCCCCATAGTAAAACAAGTTTTGTGCTTCATTGATGCTAATTATCGCAACTCCATCGGACTGCAAGAAGTGGCTAAAGAGGTTAACCTTTCTCCTGCTTATCTCACTGATATGATTCGTCGAGAGACTGGTAAAACTGTACTAAGTTGGATTGTCGAACGTCGGATGACAGAAGCTCGTCGCTTGCTTTTAGAAACCGATCTGGCTGTCATTCAAATTGCTGAAGCAGTTGGCTATTGTGATGCGGGTTATTTCAGTCGCCTATTTCGACGACTGAACGGCACAACCCCCCAGGCATGGCGAGTTATGTATCGCGGCTAG
- a CDS encoding glutamate-5-semialdehyde dehydrogenase, translating into MTATQIESHSLSAIALSTRDAARQLAVLSTEAKDRAIEAIAQSLAAASEEILAANAADCKAAEAEGIAKPLYNRLKLDATKLKSAIAGVRDVGKLPDPVGAVQIHRELDTGLVLQRVTCPLGVLGVIFEARPDAAIQISLLAIKSGNGVILKGGKEAVRSCEAIVKAIHHGLSQTEINPAVVQLLTTREETMALLQLDEYVDLIIPRGSNSFVRFVQENTRIPVLGHADGICHAYIDKAADIAKAVEITVDAKTHYPAACNAIETLLVHQYIAPEFLPLVARALQERQVELRGDDRTRKIIDVAAATEADWTTEYSDLILAIKVVDSLEEAIAHINTYGSRHTEAIVTEDPTTAKTFLAQVDAAGVYHNCSTRFADGFRYGFGAEVGISTHKLPPRGPVGLEGLVTYKYQLTGDGHIAATYTGTNAKSFTHKDL; encoded by the coding sequence ATGACTGCCACCCAGATCGAATCCCATTCCCTCAGTGCGATCGCTCTTTCTACTCGCGATGCAGCGCGTCAACTCGCAGTCTTATCTACCGAAGCAAAAGATCGAGCAATTGAAGCGATCGCCCAATCGTTAGCAGCCGCCAGTGAGGAAATCTTGGCAGCAAATGCAGCTGATTGCAAAGCAGCTGAAGCGGAAGGAATTGCCAAACCACTCTACAACCGCCTCAAATTAGATGCAACTAAACTCAAAAGTGCGATCGCGGGGGTGCGAGATGTGGGCAAATTACCCGATCCCGTGGGTGCGGTGCAGATTCATCGCGAACTCGATACAGGGTTAGTTCTTCAGCGCGTTACTTGCCCTCTGGGAGTATTAGGTGTCATTTTTGAAGCTAGACCCGATGCAGCAATTCAAATCTCTTTATTAGCGATTAAATCGGGAAATGGTGTCATCCTCAAAGGTGGTAAGGAAGCCGTGCGATCTTGCGAGGCGATCGTCAAAGCGATCCACCACGGACTTTCTCAAACAGAAATTAACCCAGCCGTAGTCCAATTGCTGACAACGCGAGAAGAGACAATGGCGCTGTTGCAATTAGATGAATATGTCGATCTGATTATTCCAAGGGGTTCTAACTCTTTCGTGCGCTTCGTACAAGAAAATACCCGCATTCCTGTTTTAGGTCATGCAGATGGTATCTGTCACGCTTACATAGATAAAGCAGCTGATATTGCCAAGGCAGTAGAGATTACTGTTGATGCCAAAACCCATTATCCCGCTGCTTGCAATGCGATAGAAACTCTATTAGTACATCAATATATTGCCCCTGAATTTCTACCGCTAGTTGCCCGTGCGTTACAAGAACGCCAGGTAGAATTGCGCGGTGACGATCGCACTCGCAAAATTATTGATGTAGCCGCAGCAACCGAGGCAGATTGGACGACGGAATACAGCGATTTGATTTTAGCAATTAAGGTAGTAGATTCTCTAGAAGAAGCGATCGCCCACATTAATACTTATGGATCGCGACACACAGAGGCGATCGTCACTGAAGATCCGACAACGGCAAAAACATTTTTAGCCCAAGTCGATGCAGCGGGGGTTTATCATAACTGTTCGACTCGCTTTGCTGATGGCTTCCGTTACGGCTTTGGTGCAGAAGTTGGCATCAGCACACACAAATTGCCACCCCGTGGTCCTGTTGGTTTAGAAGGATTAGTTACATATAAATACCAGCTTACAGGCGACGGACACATCGCTGCTACCTACACGGGGACAAATGCTAAATCTTTCACTCACAAGGATTTATAG
- the psbA gene encoding photosystem II q(b) protein, with product MTTTLQRRESASLWEQFCNWVASTENRLYIGWFGVLMIPTLLAATTCFIVAFIAAPPVDIDGIREPVAGSLIYGNNIISGAVVPSSNAIGLHFYPIWEAASLDEWLYNGGPYQLVIFHFLIGVFCYMGREWELSYRLGMRPWICVAYSAPVAAATAVFLIYPIGQGSFSDGMPLGISGTFNFMLVFQAEHNILMHPFHQLGVAGVFGGALFSAMHGSLVTSSLVRETTETESQNYGYKFGQEEETYNIVAAHGYFGRLIFQYASFNNSRALHFFLAAWPVIGIWFTSLGISTMAFNLNGFNFNQSVVDSQGHAIGTWADILNRANLGMEVMHERNAHNFPLDLAAVEAPSLNG from the coding sequence ATGACAACCACATTACAAAGACGCGAAAGCGCTTCCTTGTGGGAACAGTTTTGTAACTGGGTAGCAAGCACAGAAAACCGCCTATACATTGGCTGGTTTGGCGTGTTGATGATCCCCACGTTGCTCGCTGCCACCACCTGCTTCATCGTCGCATTCATCGCCGCACCACCGGTAGATATCGACGGGATCCGCGAACCAGTAGCAGGTTCGTTAATCTATGGCAACAACATCATCTCAGGTGCAGTTGTGCCATCCTCCAACGCCATCGGCTTGCACTTCTACCCAATCTGGGAAGCAGCATCATTAGACGAATGGCTGTACAACGGTGGACCTTACCAATTGGTAATTTTCCACTTCTTAATCGGTGTATTCTGCTACATGGGACGTGAGTGGGAACTATCCTACCGCTTAGGAATGCGTCCTTGGATCTGCGTCGCATACTCGGCACCAGTAGCAGCAGCAACCGCAGTCTTCTTGATTTATCCAATCGGACAAGGCTCTTTCTCAGACGGGATGCCCTTGGGGATCTCGGGAACATTCAACTTCATGTTAGTGTTCCAAGCCGAGCACAACATCCTGATGCACCCGTTCCACCAATTAGGTGTAGCCGGTGTATTCGGTGGTGCCCTGTTCAGCGCGATGCACGGTTCTTTGGTTACCTCTTCCTTGGTACGTGAAACAACCGAAACCGAATCTCAGAACTACGGTTACAAATTCGGACAAGAAGAAGAAACCTACAACATCGTTGCAGCTCACGGCTACTTCGGTCGCTTGATCTTCCAATACGCATCCTTCAACAACAGCCGCGCGCTGCACTTCTTCCTCGCAGCATGGCCCGTCATCGGGATTTGGTTCACCTCCTTGGGCATCAGCACCATGGCGTTCAACCTCAACGGCTTCAACTTCAACCAGTCGGTGGTTGACTCTCAAGGACATGCGATTGGTACATGGGCAGACATCCTCAACCGCGCTAACCTGGGTATGGAAGTGATGCACGAGCGCAATGCTCACAACTTCCCCCTCGACTTAGCTGCTGTCGAAGCTCCTTCCCTCAATGGCTAA
- a CDS encoding phosphoenolpyruvate carboxylase: MTSLLHSHDEALTISTSPFDLFLRQRLQTVEELWESVLKQECGQELVNLLAQLRDLCSSEGQAIDEQIAEVVQLISQLELNEAIRAARAFALYFQLINIVEQHYEQRQQLSISRALHQKAAKQLHQTPQPTSTINGHQTADVNRDPGVELLEKNWHATQQQQKQGTFHTLFPHLRQMNVPPQHIQRLIDQLDVRLVFTAHPTEIVRSTIRDKQRRLAKLLQQLDRIEESTGSIEGANPWEAEALREQLTEEIRLWWRTDELHQFKPAVLDEVEYALHYFKEVLFEQIPLLNHRFKHALASAFPRLRPPSNNFCKFGSWVGSDRDGNPSVTPQVTWQTACYQRQLVLEKYIHSVKRLTNLLSISLHWSDVLPDLLESLEQDRLQMNEVYEALALRYRQEPYRLKLAYILKRLENTFERNARLYNKNLRKQEIQEENVTTAVYKSGLDFLAELRLIQRNLSETGLNCRELDSLICQVEIYDFNLAHLDIRQESSRHAHAFNEVLEYLQILPQSYNELSEAERVKWLSEELQTRRPLIPAELPFSEKTNEAIETLRVVRLLQQEFGVQVCQSYIISMSRDLSDLLEVLLLAKEAGLYDPATGIGTIQVVPLFETVEDLQRAPSIMQQLFDLTFYRALLAGGYEAIKRESGVGSRESVGQGDKETRRQGNNSSHQPLATSHSPLTAHLQEVMLGYSDSNKDSGFLSSNWEIHKAQKALQQVAEQHGVDLRIFHGRGGSVGRGGGPAYEAILAQPGHSINGRIKITEQGEVLASKYSLPELALYNLETISTAVIQASLLRTGFDNIQPWNEILEELAARSRQHYRALIYEQPDFIDFFHQVTPIDEISQLQISSRPARRQGGKKDLSGLRAIPWVFSWTQSRFLLPAWYGVGAALQEFLNEEPEQHLKLLRYFYMKWPFFKMAISKVEMTLAKVDMQIAHHYVKELSKPQDLERFERLFEQILQEFHLTTDLVLSITGHKRLLDGDPVLQQSVQLRSATIVPLGFLQVSLLKRLRQYSNPSTTGIIDSRHSKGELLRGALLTINGIAAGMRNTG; the protein is encoded by the coding sequence ATGACTTCGCTCCTCCACTCCCATGATGAAGCTTTGACTATCAGCACCTCTCCCTTTGATTTGTTTTTGAGGCAACGCCTGCAAACAGTAGAGGAGTTGTGGGAGTCTGTTCTGAAACAAGAATGCGGTCAAGAATTAGTAAATCTCTTGGCGCAATTACGCGATTTATGCTCGTCAGAAGGACAAGCGATCGACGAGCAAATAGCGGAAGTCGTACAATTAATCTCTCAGTTAGAGTTGAACGAAGCAATTCGCGCTGCGCGTGCCTTTGCACTCTATTTCCAGTTGATTAACATTGTCGAGCAGCACTACGAGCAACGCCAACAACTGAGTATCAGTCGCGCTTTGCATCAAAAAGCAGCTAAGCAGCTACATCAAACGCCACAACCCACCTCTACAATTAACGGACATCAAACAGCAGATGTAAATCGAGATCCTGGCGTAGAGCTGTTAGAAAAAAACTGGCACGCTACCCAGCAGCAGCAAAAACAAGGGACTTTCCACACCTTGTTTCCCCATCTACGGCAGATGAACGTACCGCCGCAACACATTCAACGGTTGATCGACCAATTAGATGTCAGATTAGTCTTTACGGCGCACCCCACTGAGATCGTGCGCTCTACAATTCGGGACAAGCAAAGACGCTTAGCCAAGCTACTGCAACAGCTCGATCGGATTGAGGAAAGTACGGGCAGTATTGAAGGTGCTAATCCTTGGGAAGCAGAAGCCCTGCGGGAACAGCTCACAGAAGAAATTCGCCTCTGGTGGCGCACTGACGAGTTACACCAATTTAAGCCAGCAGTGTTAGATGAGGTAGAGTACGCCCTGCACTACTTCAAAGAAGTTCTGTTCGAGCAAATTCCCTTGCTGAATCACAGATTTAAACACGCTCTGGCATCTGCCTTTCCCCGCTTGCGTCCGCCTAGTAATAACTTTTGTAAATTTGGTTCCTGGGTAGGATCGGATCGGGATGGCAACCCCTCAGTGACACCCCAAGTTACGTGGCAAACGGCTTGCTATCAACGCCAGTTGGTGTTGGAAAAATACATTCATTCAGTCAAGCGACTGACAAATTTATTGAGCATATCGCTGCACTGGAGCGATGTCCTGCCAGATTTATTAGAATCTCTGGAGCAGGATCGGTTGCAGATGAACGAAGTGTATGAAGCACTTGCCCTGCGGTATCGTCAAGAACCCTATCGGCTCAAGCTTGCCTACATTTTGAAGCGACTAGAAAATACATTCGAGCGTAACGCGCGCCTGTACAACAAGAATCTGCGCAAGCAAGAAATTCAAGAAGAGAACGTCACCACGGCAGTCTATAAATCTGGGCTTGACTTTCTCGCGGAATTACGACTAATTCAACGCAACTTGTCAGAAACAGGCTTAAACTGCCGAGAACTTGATAGCCTGATTTGTCAAGTAGAAATTTATGACTTTAACCTAGCTCACCTCGATATTCGCCAAGAATCTTCTCGCCACGCCCATGCTTTCAATGAAGTGTTGGAATATCTACAAATTCTGCCTCAGTCATATAACGAATTGTCAGAAGCAGAAAGAGTCAAGTGGTTGTCGGAAGAATTGCAGACTCGTCGTCCGTTGATTCCCGCCGAACTACCTTTTAGTGAAAAAACCAACGAAGCGATCGAAACTTTGCGCGTCGTGCGTTTGTTACAGCAAGAGTTTGGCGTGCAGGTTTGCCAGAGTTACATTATCAGCATGAGCCGCGATCTGAGCGATTTGCTAGAGGTGCTGTTACTAGCTAAAGAAGCTGGACTCTACGATCCAGCAACAGGAATCGGGACGATCCAAGTCGTACCTCTATTTGAGACGGTAGAGGACTTGCAACGCGCCCCCAGCATCATGCAACAGCTATTCGATCTGACGTTTTATCGCGCTTTGTTGGCGGGAGGGTATGAAGCGATAAAACGGGAGTCGGGAGTCGGGAGTCGGGAGTCGGTGGGACAAGGGGACAAGGAGACAAGAAGACAAGGAAACAATTCTAGTCACCAGCCACTAGCCACTAGCCACTCTCCACTTACTGCTCACTTACAAGAGGTGATGTTGGGTTACTCAGATAGCAACAAGGATTCTGGGTTTCTCAGCAGCAATTGGGAAATTCACAAAGCGCAAAAAGCACTCCAACAAGTTGCCGAACAGCATGGAGTCGATTTGAGAATTTTTCACGGACGCGGCGGCTCGGTAGGACGTGGTGGTGGTCCTGCATACGAGGCAATTTTGGCTCAACCCGGACATAGTATTAATGGCAGAATTAAAATTACCGAACAAGGTGAAGTTTTAGCTTCTAAATACTCGCTGCCAGAGTTGGCGCTTTACAATTTGGAAACAATTTCGACTGCCGTGATTCAGGCTAGCTTGTTACGCACGGGCTTTGATAATATTCAACCATGGAATGAAATATTAGAAGAGTTAGCAGCGCGATCGCGGCAACATTATCGCGCCCTGATCTACGAGCAACCAGATTTCATTGACTTTTTCCACCAAGTGACTCCGATTGACGAGATCAGCCAACTCCAAATCAGCTCTCGCCCCGCACGACGACAAGGTGGAAAAAAAGATTTAAGTGGTTTGCGGGCAATTCCTTGGGTGTTTAGTTGGACGCAAAGCCGTTTTCTCCTACCTGCTTGGTATGGTGTCGGCGCAGCTTTGCAGGAATTTTTAAACGAGGAACCAGAGCAACACCTCAAATTGTTACGTTATTTCTACATGAAGTGGCCCTTCTTCAAAATGGCAATTTCTAAAGTAGAGATGACGCTGGCAAAAGTAGACATGCAAATCGCTCATCACTACGTCAAGGAGTTATCGAAACCCCAAGACTTAGAACGATTTGAGCGGTTATTCGAGCAAATTTTGCAAGAGTTTCACCTCACAACTGACTTAGTACTGAGTATTACAGGTCATAAACGCCTGCTCGACGGCGATCCAGTTTTACAGCAGTCCGTGCAGTTGCGGAGTGCGACGATTGTACCGTTAGGATTTTTGCAGGTTTCATTGCTGAAGCGACTGCGGCAATACAGCAACCCGAGTACGACAGGCATCATCGATTCTCGCCATAGCAAAGGTGAATTGTTGCGCGGTGCATTGTTAACTATCAATGGAATCGCGGCTGGGATGAGGAATACTGGTTGA
- a CDS encoding O-acetyl-ADP-ribose deacetylase, whose translation MTDKITVIQGDITQLQVDAIVNAANNSLLGGGGVDGAIHRAAGSQLLAECRQLRGCATGAAKITQGYNLPAKWVIHTVGPVWEGGDRGEDELLASCYRSSLTLAVQHGIKTIAFPAISTGVYRFPIDRAAQIAVREVQAFLSTNDSISQVILVCFSQSTCDRFLKALQQVGETSLN comes from the coding sequence ATGACAGACAAAATTACGGTGATTCAAGGCGATATTACTCAGTTGCAGGTGGATGCGATCGTTAATGCTGCCAATAATTCACTGTTGGGTGGTGGCGGCGTAGATGGGGCAATTCATCGCGCGGCTGGCTCCCAGTTGTTAGCAGAATGTCGTCAGTTAAGGGGGTGTGCCACAGGTGCGGCTAAAATTACTCAAGGGTATAACTTACCCGCCAAGTGGGTGATTCATACTGTTGGTCCAGTGTGGGAAGGTGGCGATCGCGGTGAGGATGAACTTTTAGCAAGTTGTTATCGCAGTAGCTTGACTTTAGCAGTGCAACATGGAATTAAAACCATTGCCTTTCCTGCTATTAGTACGGGCGTGTATCGCTTTCCGATCGATCGCGCCGCACAAATTGCTGTGAGAGAAGTTCAGGCTTTTTTGTCTACCAATGATTCGATCTCGCAAGTCATTCTTGTCTGTTTTAGTCAATCGACATGCGATCGCTTTCTTAAAGCATTGCAACAAGTGGGTGAAACATCGCTAAATTAG